GTGAAGCAGTGCCAGCCCCGCGAGCGTGGGGCGCAGGACCGCGCGCAGGTGCATTTGGCTCATCGTTGCGTCAGCGCAGGCAAACCCAGGCTTTCAAAATAATCTGATGGCTCGCCATCGAACTGAACCCGCCCTTGGTTCAAAACCACCACACGCTGTGCCGAGCGAATGGTTTCCGGACGGTGGGCCACGACGATTCGGGTGATGTTCAGGGAAGCAATCGCAGCGTTGACCTTGGCCTCGGACTCCACATCCAGATGGCTGGTGGCTTCGTCGAGCACCAGAACGTGTGGGCGCTTGTAGAGGGCCCGGGCCAGCAGCAATCGCTGCTTCTGACCACCCGAAAGCACTGTGCCCATGTCGCCCACCAGCGTCTGGTAGGCCATCGGCATGAGTTCGATGTCGTCGTGAAGTGCCGCCATGCGCGCGCAGGTGGTCATCCATTCGAAGTCGGGGCGCTCGTCAAAGAAACCGATGTTGTCGCTGATGGAGCCCGCAAACAGTGTGTCGTCTTGCATCACGGTGGCCACGCCTTGGCGCCAGCGGTTGATGCCGATCTGGGCCAGTGGCAAGTCATCGGCCTTGATGCTTCCCTCGATGGGGGCGTAGGTCCCCAGAAGCAGGTTGATCAGGGTGGTCTTGCCGCAGCCCGACCGGCCGGTGATCGCCAAGACCTGCCCGGGCGGAATGCTCAGGTTCAGTCCGTCGAGCACCCAGGGCCCTTGATCGCTGTAGCGGTAGCGCACGGCTTCAAACGCGATGGTGGGGCTTTCTTGATGGGTCAATGCCAGGCCTGATCCGCGGGCAATGAGATCGTTGGCGCCCAGGCGTTCGGTTTGATCGCTTGCCGGGGTGAGAACCAGATCCGCCAGGCGCTCGGCGTGCAGCCGCAGCATTTTCAGATCGATGGCCTTGTCAATCAAGGCGATCACCCGCTGCTCGAATTGACCGCGGTAGGCCATGAAAGCGGTCAACATACCCACGGTCAGTTCGGTTGCAATGATCTGCTGGGCACCCAGCCAGACGATGAGCAAGGCCATGCCACCACTGAGAAGTCCGCGCACCACGCCGTAAATGATCTGCAGTTTCTGGACCTTGAGCCGGGCGTTGGTGGCGCTCACCATCAGGGTTTGCCAGGCGCCCTGGCGCTGGTTCTGCCGGCCAAACAACTGGATCGCCCGCATGCCGCGAATCGACTCCAGAAAGTGGCTCGATTGCGAGGCGTCGCGCACCAGGGTTTCCTCAAAGGCAGCGTACAGGGGGCGGTACCACACGAGTCGCATCAAGAGGTACAGCAGCACGGCAATCACGGCCACCCAGGCCAGTGGGGGGCTGTAAACAAACATCAGCACCAGCGTGAGAATCACCAGCAGACCATCAAACAGGGCTTCGACAAACGCCGAGGTGAGCGTGCTCTGGATTTCATCCACCGATCCGGCGCGCGAGACGATGTC
This region of Hydrogenophaga crassostreae genomic DNA includes:
- a CDS encoding peptidase domain-containing ABC transporter; amino-acid sequence: MTWTDRLSFGLGQTLPVILQTEAAECGLACLAMVLNHHGVATDLAALRSRHTVAMTGVTLATLTDIAQKEQLGTRGLRLELNELAQLRLPAILHWDLNHFVVLKSVSRDQVVVHDPAFGERRLTFAEVSRHFTGVALELWPNPGFARREEKTRVKLSQLIGQVSGFWTTLGQVLMLSLALEIFGLASPLFMQWVLDDVVVSRDTQLLTTLALGFGLLMIVQQATNLIRSWLLMVINTSIGLQWKSNVFAHMTRLPLSYFQNRHLGDIVSRAGSVDEIQSTLTSAFVEALFDGLLVILTLVLMFVYSPPLAWVAVIAVLLYLLMRLVWYRPLYAAFEETLVRDASQSSHFLESIRGMRAIQLFGRQNQRQGAWQTLMVSATNARLKVQKLQIIYGVVRGLLSGGMALLIVWLGAQQIIATELTVGMLTAFMAYRGQFEQRVIALIDKAIDLKMLRLHAERLADLVLTPASDQTERLGANDLIARGSGLALTHQESPTIAFEAVRYRYSDQGPWVLDGLNLSIPPGQVLAITGRSGCGKTTLINLLLGTYAPIEGSIKADDLPLAQIGINRWRQGVATVMQDDTLFAGSISDNIGFFDERPDFEWMTTCARMAALHDDIELMPMAYQTLVGDMGTVLSGGQKQRLLLARALYKRPHVLVLDEATSHLDVESEAKVNAAIASLNITRIVVAHRPETIRSAQRVVVLNQGRVQFDGEPSDYFESLGLPALTQR